The DNA segment GAACGGGGGGTCCTGCATGTCCCTGGCGGTCAAGCGGTGCTGCTGTGGGGCCGGGGTGTGCCACTCCAGCACGGCTCTGCCAGGCAGCCACCGCATGCCAGCTGGCTCACAGCCTGACGTCTCCCCAAGGGACCCATTTCCCACTGTGGAGGATACATGCTCGGCCTCGGGCACCGCTGGGGGCTCTGGGTGCCACCTCCGTTTGTGGGGTCTCACATGtcctggacccccccccctccgggtGCTCCCAGCCACCTGTGGCTCCACTGGCCTGGCAGGGTGTGGGTGCCGCGGCCAGGTGCAGCAAAAGCACTAAACCACACCGAAACAGGGAAGAGTCCAAGTTTCAGCTTCTGGTACTGGAAATTaagggggtgggaaggagaaagCGAGACGTTGCCCATGCACGGGATCCCAGTGTGGCCGTGCCGGGGCAGTGACGTCCTGCTAGTGGGGCAGGTGTCCTGTCCTGTGACACCGGGGTTTCCCCTGAAGCCTCCCTGGGGTCTCAGATGTTTGTGACTTCTGCTGCCAGGCACTGTTGCCCCATTCCCATCCACGCAGGCATGGCCAAGGATCCAGCAACTCCAGAGATCAAGGGCCACACGGTCCCAGAGAACCAGAGATCCCAGAGACTTCAGGAACCCCAGGACACGGGGCTGCCCCTGACACATGTGCACAACCTGGGGTGTGTGGGGGCCCTGCTCCACTGGTGATTTTTCCCCACTGGCAGTGTGAGTGCTCTGCACAGGGAGCTGCGTGAGGGTGGGCATTGCGCAAAGGGGAACCACTGATGTAAAACCAGCAAGGGTGGCAGGGCAGAGTCCAGCAGCGACAagggacaggacagggacaggagaCGCTGGGCTGGGGCCGTACCAGGATGGCGACCGTGCTGCCTGGGTTTGTGGGGCAGAGACAACCATAAGGCACTGGGACGTGATGGAAGGGAAGCCTTGTGCCCACCACAGCCCACATGTCAGGAGCAGAACTTCAGCCACGCTCCCCACACTGGCAGCAAACGCTCCATGCCGGCCATGTAAGCCACTCCAGGAACCTGCTCCGGCACATTATCGTCAAAATGCCAGCGATGAACGGTGCTCTGGCAGCGCCAAGAACAAGGTTTTCTTGGGTGCTTGGCAGCACCTGGGGCAGGGTGCTTGGGGGCTGGCAGTGATGGCCAAGCTCATGGCACAGCTCAGGCTCACCACACTGGCCAGCATGCCTGGCCTGAGCCCGTGTAGTGGTCCCCAAGCTCATGTAGAGCTTGCATTGGGGTTTTCTTTGCTCCTGGCCACTGCTTGTCCCAGTTATGTGCAGCACATGCTCCACTGATCCCCGGTGCAGGATCCATCCGAGCCCCACAGCAGCGACAGCCGCTGAGCCGGGCAAGGAGAGCCTAGGGTGGGCGCCTGTGAGGGGCTTGCTGTAGAGGGTGAGCCGGGGTCTCGCTCCACCACTGTCCCACCAGCATGTGGATTCTTTGGCAACCTGGAGAGCATAGAAAAGTGAGTGGGAGACAGGAGCAAACTCCGCTGCAGCTGGCACAATGCTCAAACGCCCACTCATGAGAGAGAAACCCCCCCAAGCCGTGCTGGAGAGGAAGGAGCCATGTGGAGCCGGTGCCTTGCAGAGCAAGGCCATGTGGCCGTGGCCCGTTGCTTGCCAGCAGCATGGAGCTGGTCATGCTGGTGTCCGAGCAGCTCCGTCCTCGGCAAGGGGTGGCCTTGATGTGCCCTCGCAGCTGCTGCGGCTGTTCCCcaggcccccagccccagcagagcaCCCCCCCCGACGTGCAACACCCAGAGCCTTCACTTAAACACGGTTCCTGGCTTGACTGCACATTGTGAACCACAAATATGGAATGtaacttggggttttttgctaaaTACGTGTTCTCATGTTTGCACTTGCTCTCCAGGAGACCCTGGCTGGGTAAGAGcaccagcaggaaggctgggatggctcccccagctctgccctgcatgCCCAGCCTGGAGACAGGCTGACCCAGGGAGTGCGGGGACCCAGCAGGCCTCCCCATGCTCCACAAGCTTCCAGCGAGAGGGAGACGCGGGATATTCCAGGCTTTAATTCATTTAATGATACACATCAAAGTACCTGCATTTCCACACAGCAGCGGCAAAGGAAGCGACGGGGGGACGGGGCAGCGCGGGGGGTCCCTGTGCAGGCACCCGCATGGGGCTTCGCTTCTCGTCCGGAGCCGAGGGGAAGCTTGCGGGCAGCGCGGCGCTGGCCAGCAACCCGCAGCCGCTGGAGCCGAGCCCGGCTGGCAGCCCATGCCGAGACGGCCCTGTGCAGAGTGACAAGTTTGGGGgaaaaacatccctgggtttcgaaaatgcatttctgctgCTCCGGCTTGTTGTTGCCCACATGGAGCATCCTGCCTGGGGATGGGCAGCGCTGCCAATGCTGCTGCCTGTGTGGGGCGAAGGCCAGAGTGTCGCAAAGTGCCACATGTCCCTCTTGCAGGGACGCTCACCCTGGACACTTGTCCTGGAGCCTGTGGCTGGCCCAGGGCGTCACACAAGGGGTGACACGAGGATGCGGGAGGGGGTCTGCAGGAGGGAGCCCTGGCCCAGGTCCCTCAGGATTCGGCAGCAACTGGGACATCGCTGACACCGGGAGCCAGGACCGTGCCATGCGCtggtccctgcctgcagccgcACATGCCCAGCGTGGCAGAGAAGGGTGGTATTCCCATCCCAGCTGTGGCTCACCTCTCCCAGCCAGGCTCTGGCTCTCCACCGCGGTTCGGTGTCAGCATGTCTCCGGACCGGAGCCTTCCCACCCATCAGGCACTCATGGTCCTCCCCGCCGCCCCAACCCCGCACCTTCCTGGCCAGGTGCTCCCCGCTGCCTCCGGGTCGTCCTTCAGCTCCTTGCTGCTGGCACCGCACCAGGACCTCTGCGCTGCCTGGGCCGGGAGTCTCTGCCTTGCCGCAGCGGGGTGCAGCCCCCCGCCTCACCGCAGTCACTCCTCcgtgctggagctgctgccggTGGGGAAGCAGTCTCCACCCTCGagctttgtgttttattttatttttatttcgCATGATTTCTGCACCACTGGGGGCTCTCCGCGCAGCCGGGGCAAgccgctgcctcctcctcttcatgTTCCTCTCCCCAGTGGGGCCCACGGCAGCGTGGTGGTGCGGCTCCTTCCCTGTGAAAGGCGGTGTGCGGCCGGCGGCTGGTGGCTGCTGAGATCCGGCTCCGCTCTGGCAGTCGCAGCAGTCATTCCCTGGGCGAGCAAGCACAGCAGAAGTTACCCCACGCCAGCACCCGGCACACGGGCCATGCTGGGTGGTGAACGGGTTCACGGCACCGGACCACAGCCACACCAGccaaggcagggcagggggacgTGTGAGGATGCCTTGGGGAaaactccctcctcctcctcctccatggTCTCTCGCCCTGGCCTGGGGGCTTTAAGCTGCAGCATGAGGCTGTGCGGCTGCGGTGCCGGGCGAGGGGGAGGAAGGGCTCCCAGGGAACCACGCGGACTGTGCGAGGCTCCTCCTGGCGTGGGGGACGGGAGGGCCCAAGGCTTCTGGTGCTGGTAGGACCAGCCTCGTGACCATCAGGAGAAAAACCCCAGCAGAAGGATGAGGGGCAGGAAGCGGGTGAGGAGCACAGCCAGAGGGGTTCCCAGgccaagccaggctgctggCACCCCGTCATTCTGGGCATGGCTGAATGTGTGGCCAGGCTGGGCTGTGCGCCCCAAGCAGGCGTGCCGGTGGCTCCCTGTGCCATGCCGACAGGGCTGTCCCGTGCCCCAAAACCCTGGGGAAGCGTCCAGTGACCCCCAACTCCCCTGGGACAGAATTTTCCATTGCAGGAGGGAGTGTGAGCGGGGCACCAGGTGCTcctgcagcaccctgggggGAAAccggctggggggggacacaggaggAGAACCCCGGCGGGGCAGCCCCAAAGGCGGGGGGGGCACAGGCACTGCTGGGACCTGTGGTTGGAGGAAGGCCGGCATGGGCAGGGGGTGctgaggcggggaggggggggctcaCGTGAGGGCGGTCTCGGCCCCGTGGGTGCGCTGGTGCGCGGTGAGGTTGACCTTCTGGGCGAAGCTCTCGCCGCACTGGGCGCAGGCGAAGGGGGTCTCGCCGGCGTGGGTGCGCCGGTGGATCTTCAGGGAGCCCTTTTGGCTGAAGGTCTTGCCGCAGTCGGGGCAGGCGAAGGGCCGCTCCCCGCCGTGGCTGCGCTGGTGGGCAGccaggctgctcctgcagctgaagCCCTTCCCGCACTGGGCGCAGGCGAAGGGGCCGCCAGCTGCCTCAGGCAGCTCTGGCGAGCGGCTGCCGCCGGGCTGGACCTCAGCGGCAGTGCCGGGCCGGTCCTCGGCGTGGGTGCGCTGGTGGTTGAGGAGGAAGCGCTGCTCGCGGAAGCGCTTCCCGCAGCGCTGGCAGGAGAAGGGCTTCTCGCCGCTGTGGATGCGCTGGTGGGTGAGCAGGTTCTGCTTGAGGCTGAAGCTCTTCTGGCAGACGCCGCACTGGTAGGGACGCTCCCCGGTGTGGATGCGTTGGTGGATGATGAGGTTGTGCTTGAGGCTGAAGGCTTTGCCGCACTCGGCGCAGATGAAGGTGCGTTCCCCGGCGTGGTGCTTCTGGTGCCGGGCGAGGCTGGGCTGCTGGCCGAAGCATTCCCCGCAGAGGATGCACTTGAACTCCTtctccgcctcctcctccgcctGGCTGTGGATCACCAGCGCCTTCTCATCCCCCAGGCCCTCCTCGCCGCCCGGGAAGGCGAAGGGGTTCTCGCCCGCGGGCGAAGCCAGGTCCGTCATGGGCGCCCGCTGCCCGGCTCACGGCACCCGCATCCCTGGGGAGCGCAGACAGGGAGGGCTGCAGCTCCCGGCACCAGCACCCGGCACCTCTGGGAACCGGTCGGACCGGGCTGTGCCGGGGCTGCCAGCACCCGCCGAACCCCTCGGGTGCTCCCCCCGCCAAACACCcactgccccccctcccccccgtgCCCCGGTAAGGGGGTTGTGGCATCTCATGGCCCTGGGCCGGTTGGGTGGGCGGCTGtcccatgggctggggggggggggggttgcccGGAGGGGCCGGGCctaggctgggggggggggccaaaAGCGGCCTCGGGAGGGAGCCGGGCTGCACCGCAGTGcgccgggccgagccgagccgggccgagccgagccgcccTTACCTGCACCGCGGGTacggccccggcccggcctgACGCTGGGCCCGGCCCGCTCTGGGGCTCCCCCGGCGCATCCCGACCCGGCGGATCCCACGCGTGTCCGCGGCGCTTCCTGCGCGGGGGtagcggggccgggccgggccgggccggagcCGCGGCGGAGCCGGGCAGGGTCCGTCCGGGGCGCAGGGGAgtccccggccccgctccccgcgcccccccgccccggggctccccagtgccgCCCCTCGCCCACAGCGCgtcgtccccgtccccgtccccccccggcGCTGACCTGCccgagccgccgccgcgccgcgtcccgccggccccgcccggcccctcccgccccgctGACGCACCGGCGCCCGCCCGCGCCCGTCACCCCGGCCTTGCGGCGGCTCCGCCCGAGGGGGGGGCCGGAGGGGCGGCACAGCCGGGCacggcagcggcggcagcagcagcatcccccccaCGGCCCCGGGCAGCATCGCCCCCGGGCTGGGGCCCGGCAGGACGCCCACCCTACCTGGGGAcaacctgcccccccccccccgccgtgaaGGATGCTCGCCCCCAACCCGTGGCAACGTCACTCCCCACCCCCGGGCCCAGGATTTGGCGCAAATTGTCCCAAAACCAGAGGAACCAGCCTGGCTGCCCGAGCCGGGGTTCGGGAGCGGGAATGGCGGGTCTGGCGGGACGGGGAGCGCCGGGGGTCCAAACCGGCGGGGTCCCACACCGTGGCCCCGGTCGGGCCCTGGCGCTGCCGCCGGCACACGGAGCGGTTGCGTGGCCTCGGTGCAGCCGGTGTGCGTTTGCCACAGGACAACAACCAAAGCCCCCCGGGGCCTGCCCCCTAGACCCCCTCCCCATGCCCAGCAGCTGGGGCCAGGGCTGCTCAGCCACATGCCCAGCCGGCGGCACACGGTGCCCACGGTGTGCTGAGCACACGGGCGGTGAGCCCACGGGTGACTCCGGCGGGCAGCAAGGCCGCCAATCGCCTGCACCACGATTCGGGGGCATTTGCACAGGGAGGAGCACCCCCCACACTGGCTGGGCTTCCCGGGTGCGCGCGGTGCTGCCGCCGTGGCCGAGGCACCCTCGTCTGACACACGGCGAGGCCATTGCAGCTGGCTCCGGGGCCAGGACACGCTGCTGGTGCTGAGTCACGCCGGCCTGCATGGAAACAGTGGCTTCTCCCAGACCGGGATGGGCTTGTGTGTGCCGGGCACGGCCATGCAGCCCGTGCCAGCGGGCAGCTGCCCGCCGGCAGGACTGAGGGGCCCCAAAACATCCCCCCCAGTGCAGGGAGCTGTGGCCGGATAGTGCCGGAGTGAGAGCCACCGGCCATCCTCAGGAGCGCCGGGCTGTGTTTTGGTGGCAGCACAGCAGATGTGACAGTGACTCTGGCACAAAGCCGGCTGTGCCACCAGTCCCCGAGCCGTCCCTGCCGAGCCACGGGCTGCCTGTGACTGCAGTGGGTGCTGCGGCGCAGACCTCATCgcagcagagcccagcaccCCGCCTGCAGCACCAGGGCTGCCCTTTGCAGCCCCTTGCAGGGATGTCATGGGGAAAGGAGCAGCCAAGCCCATGGTCAGGCACCGTGGGCCGTGTAGCGCCCGGCTTGGGGGCCACGCTGGTCCTGAGCTCCCGCCGCAACTGGGGACGAGGCGTTTCTGCCCGTTGTGGTCCCGTGGCACTCCCAGCTGCCGCAGCGGAGCAGCCAGCACTGCCGGGAGCTCACACGTGCCACGAGCACCTCCAGGCCGTAACCAAGCCCAGCGCTGCGCAGACCGATGTGTCCTGGAGAGTTTCAGCGGCCGCAGAGCGCGTTGGAGGGCACCGGGCCTGGCACAGGCAAGGTGGCACGGCCGGggccagccctgggcacccGCCAGCCATGCTCGGcgcagcagctctctgcaggctgcagcttgCCAGCGCTTGGCAGTCGGGCAGCACGCTCGGTTAGGACGCCCGGCAGCAGAGATTGCTATCGCTCCGTTGCCCAGACCTGCCGCGCCAGGGCCGGGTGATGCCAAAACATCGGCCCCATCCACGCCTGCCTTCCCAGAGCCTCTGCCAAAGCCAGGAGCTGGCTGGTGGGGCTGCCCAGGGGGCAAGTGGGGACATGTCCCCTTCTCAAGGGGACCGTGACCACGAGTGCCGGAGCTGGCCGGGGGTGACAGCGGGGAAGTGATTGGGAAGCCATAGACCTGGTGTTACTCCCTTTCTGGTGGAGGTAGTGGAGCCAAGGGCTGCCGTGGGACAGGACAGGGGACATCTGTTCCTGAGCCACGAGGGGGGGATGGCAGGAGGCTGCCCCAGCTCCCACATCCCCACCGGAGTGTGATGAGCGGCACGGCTGGGCACAGCTCGTGGCAAAAGCATCCTGGGTTCCcgggagcagggctgggcagcacCATGGGCTGGGGGTGTTTGCTGGCCTGGGGAGGTTCTGCCACTCCCCACAtctttctccccaaaacatTGTTCCTTCACAGGTTTGGACCAGGAGgaggtttgaggttttttgtaACAGGGGGCCATGCTCCATGGGGTGAGGGGGGCCCAGGGCTGGCGACTCTTTGGCAAAGGATTCCCTCCCTGGAGGGGTTCGTCAGTGGATGCTATTGGTAATGAAGCCTGCTGCAACCCCGCGCGGGAGCTCTCCGGCCCCCACAGACTCCCAGAGCTTCGGCCGCGGTTGCACAACAGAGGCCTGATGCCCTCCCATGGGCTTCTCCCTGGAGCCCAGCCGGCTCTCTGCCCGTCGGTAGGACAGAAAACCGGGCCCAGCGCCGGTCCTGCTCCCTTGGCTGCGCTGGTGGTCCCTGTGAGCCAGGccaggggctggcagctggcagagcccccagctggggctgggagcaggtgGTGGGGGCCGGAGGGCTCTGTGGCCCCCCTgaccccagctgcagggcaggaggccCATGCCCACCATGGCGAGGGGGTACGAAGGGCAGTGGCTTGGCTCCCTGTGGCGAGGTCAGGCTCCCAGTGCCTCAGGGGCTTGGCAAGGATGTCCCCAGGCAGCCCGGCCTCgctgggggggggcatggggagcAGCCAAGGCCCAGGGGATGCCGTATGGAGAGCTGGGAACCATGACTGCGGGGATCTAAACCTGCCGCAGTCCCAGGGATGGAGGTTTTCCTGCTCACCCCCGAGCTGGCTCATCTGGTGGTGAGAACCAAGCCGAGGACCCAAGCACAAGCCTGGGAGAGGCCGGGAGCAGCCAGGACTTGGATGGGAACAGCCCTCCTGGCCCTAAAAAAGGCTACAAGTCACTGGCTTTGCTGCCAGTCCTGCACGTTTTCCCTGTTCCTTTCAGACATTTTTGCTACAAGATGGAAAAATCAGGAGCATTTTGGCAAGTGCCTTTGCCAGCAGCACGACCATAAATGAAACTGCAACAAAACAAGAGGAGCAAAGCGGACGCAG comes from the Haliaeetus albicilla chromosome 2, bHalAlb1.1, whole genome shotgun sequence genome and includes:
- the LOC138684508 gene encoding zinc finger protein 300 codes for the protein MTDLASPAGENPFAFPGGEEGLGDEKALVIHSQAEEEAEKEFKCILCGECFGQQPSLARHQKHHAGERTFICAECGKAFSLKHNLIIHQRIHTGERPYQCGVCQKSFSLKQNLLTHQRIHSGEKPFSCQRCGKRFREQRFLLNHQRTHAEDRPGTAAEVQPGGSRSPELPEAAGGPFACAQCGKGFSCRSSLAAHQRSHGGERPFACPDCGKTFSQKGSLKIHRRTHAGETPFACAQCGESFAQKVNLTAHQRTHGAETALTE